The genome window TTCATACATATTTCTGCTTTGCATCAGCAGCTTTTTGTTCCATTGGATAAATTTTGGAGTGAAAGAAATACTGTAATCTAAGGAAATTCATGGAGACACACAGGGTTCAACGATGCTACAAGTGATCCACGCCTCGTGATGCAAACAAGGCACGAGAACGTGTTCGGAAATGAGATAGAAGCACTGGTTGAAAAGTTAAGTATCATGTGGCAGAATGAAACACCAACCCAAAGTCCTTTCGTGGAGGCGAACGCTGCAACACCGTAGGATGAACCCTCTTCAGTCCCTCACACCGCAACGCCATTGCCTATGTCATCCAACCCCCTCACTCTCGATGTCCGTCTGATGAACCCCGGTCGGGATTAGGGTTTCGACAGATTGGTGGACGGATACTTAACGATCTTGTTGTTCTCCACCTACTCCTTAATCTTCTTCAGCGTCTTCTTCATCCAGATCGGAGAGCTCCAAGCCCTCGCGATCGTGTACATGGCGCAACAGAGAGATTTGAATTCGAGAGGAGGAGAACGGCGAGCCgggagttgggctagtttggacCTTCGTCATAACAACTATCTTGACGGTTAAGCTCACTAGGTCGGTGCGTAGAACATCAGAGGTCTTATTTAATGAGTTACTTTATGTCTCGACCAGTGGTTGCTTTGTCTGGCTTACGATTTCAGGATACAGTTTGGGCCACACTTCTCCCAATAAAAATCTAGGTAACTACTTGGGTAACATAGGTATGGGTGTCAAATATAGATTTGTTTTTATTCAACTCGCAAACAAGCAAGGCGGTCATGTTCTCACCTGTGGGGCTCGCATGGACCTCACGGTTACGTCCAATGACAAGGCAGGTAGAAGTGACAAGTAATGTCTCAGTGGTCACTGAGAGCATTTTTCTAGTCAGCGAAGTCGCTTCGCGTGACACCAGAAGTGTGGATAGGAATCCACACTTTAATTTTTTATGATCCAATGGTTGAAGGCATTATAATAGGTGGGGTCCAACTTAATGGACGGTTGGATATGAGATTGGACGATTCGTCAACAAGGTCTATTGGAGAAGATCCGCCCCAAGAAAGCATAAGAAACCCCACTGAGGGTTTTGGGGAACTCCGATTGAGCGCAAAATTGCGACGCATGAAATGGGTCACACCGTCCTCTCTCCTGCCACTCTCCCTCCCCGAATCCAACTGCAAGCCTTCAAATTAGGGTTAGGGGGTCGAGAACCCCCGGCTCGTCCTCTTCGTCTCGCTTCGCGCCCGAGATTTCTGCTCGGCTGGAAGCCTCTTCGCCTCAAGGCGGTTCCGCGGGCGGTGCGAGAGGAAGGCTTATCGCCGTGGGACGATAAGCCGTACGAGCTTCTTCCCGGTGGAAGGAGGTCGTACCTTGACGAGCAGGACGTCGTGAGCTTCCTTAACCCACCCAAGGAGTTTATTCCCATCGATCCCGCTTCCTACCACCCGGCCGCTTATTTGTGGTGAGATTCCGCTGGCAGCATCATGCTTTCTTGTTATACTTTGCTTTCTTATATTTTTGGGGttgtatatatgatttttttgtacTTGTTTTATTGGGCACAATGTGTTGATGAAactaatcatatgaaaataattaAGTGCCTCCGTTCTAGTCATGCTCCATATGCCTCAACAGCGAGAAAAGCTATAACTATTGAACCAACAAATGAAGCAAATAAGTAATTGTTGCTGAAGACAATAATCATACTTTATTTGTAAGAGTGTGTAAGGGTCTTGTGGTCTTTGCATATTGTCGAAGATTATGTAAACTTTATATAAGTGAGATTTTTGGCACCTTGGCGCCTTCTAGTGTCTAGTGCCGTTGACTATACTGGTATAAAGAGACTATCGAGAGGTTAAATGTGTATTGAGTTTGCTAAGGACAATGAACTGCAGCACAGATGTAGTCAATGCTATGTTTTCTTTTTATGAAGCGCAATAAGTTGTATTGCCAGGCTGGACTATATGTGAACGTCGGTGTTACTATATGTTAAACACTTTTGCATTGAGGTGGTACCATTGATAGGCTCCTTTGCAGCTGCAATCACATTTTTTAATAGTGTTTTCATTTAAGTTTTGTTAAATGGTTTGACTTCATAACAGGAAGAAAATCGGAGATATTCCTGAAGAAAGGCGACATAGGTTGCTTTCTATTGTTAAAGGAAGGTATTCCACTTAAATTATAGTTGATTGCCGAAATCTATCCTTGTGCATAGAAATAATGATCACCTTGCTGTAGCTATCTATATTTTATTTCTATAGTGTGGTGTAATCTCATGTACTTTTAGACAAAAAATATAAGTAATTGATACAGATGCTTTTTATAGTGCAGACTAGTATTAAGATGTTGGGAACTAGCTGGAACACGTTATCAGGATGCTAAATTGGCAAAACAAAGTGCATCTGCATTGTTGACCTTTGAAAATAATTCAACGGCATTGGAATTTTGGAACTGTCGAACAAGTGGAGGTACTTTTGCTTGATAAAGTGTAAATCTTGATTTCAAATATTACTTTTGAACTCAACTCCATAAAAATCCTTctgtcattatttatttatttgttctaGTCACGGATATCAAGGATTTGTTGTGCCAGCTCAGCTGTCATGCCTGTTATGGGCCCATTGGCCATTAAAATAGGTTAACATGATATGCAGATCACAATGGCATATTGACAATTATCCAACTTGTGCTGTACTTGTGTCACCTCAGATCTGAAATTATATGCTTAATACTGTATGTAGGTGTTCGCTCCACCTGGCCTTGTCCAGCCATGATAACCCACGTCTATGGGTTGGACAGTTAAAACATTGTAGGTTATTACAAGGTTGCTTTTACTTGACACCAAAATTTGTCATAGCCTACTTGAATTTATGGCATGGAACATTTCTTTTGTTAGCTATACATTCATCttaaagttttcaattgtaattgCACTTGCATTTGTATTTGTCATTACTAAGCTATTAATCTGATTAGTTATGTTTCTTTGATGTACTTTCTGTTACCTCGTCTTAACACCTGGTAGATGAGGAAGACCTCTTATCTGCCAAGTTTCACTTCCCTCACATTCTTGTTTACATTGAACCAGGTCCTTTGCCTGTTGATTGGCTTAATGACTTCGGAAAGGTCTGTGCTTCCGTCCAACATCTCAATTCTTTTCCTTGCTATAAATCTTGGTTCAATTTGTATCGGTTGTGTGCATAAATTCTTATTGTTCTTTATCACTTAGTTCAGGTTATCTTCCATGCCAAGGATGGGGATACATATGGACGAATAATTATTGGTATTATTTCTGCTGGTGGATATGTTCCAATTTACACCACGTTCTGTATATCAATTGCATTTGTTCTTGTTATTTCCTTTGGATCCTTTTCGCTGAAGAGCAAGCAGCAAGATGACTGAGCCATCTCAAATCAACTATGCAACTTGCATATTGATTTACTGTTACTGACGTAACTCCTGAAACTGTTATtaaaattttactaattttaaaagTTTCCAAGAATTGTTGTTCACCTATGAGATTCATGCAATTTAACTAATATTTGTTGGGATGACCTGAAAGTTTTTAGAATTTTGTATATCTCATCGAATATTGGTGCTCTGTACTTCTGTTAGTGGTCACTAAAACATAGTAATCAGTTTATGCTTTTTAACGCTTCAGGTGGATCAATACCATTCGGTTTGGGTAAATATTATAGTCCTCTGTACTTCACGGTGACACCACTCATGGAAGTTATGTCAACGGAGCAGCCTTGTGATGTGGCTTATGAGTTTGGAAATGGGCTTTTGGATCCATGGAAAATTCCTGCAGGCTTCCCGAAACCAGGTAAAACTAACCAATTAGTGGACAACAAACTACTAAATAGCATCGGTTCTGGCATTTGATATGATATGAACCACTGTGTTAGATAATTAGGTTTTACAAATTGCATCTTGTATAATGGCAATCACACTGTACTTGACTACAGGCTCTGTTTCGTGTTGTTTGTGGTGATGTTAGCTTTACAAAAGTTTGTTGGTTATTTCAACTTTCGATCCATATGCTTACACCAATAAACACCATACGAATTTTTAACAGATCTGATTAGACCAGAAGTGAGGTCTGGCAGCTACATACAACTGCAAGTGTTTCTATTTGCAACATCATAAGACATAACTGTTTTTAATTTCTTTGTTGATGGTATTCTCAAAAGCTTCATTGCAATCTCGATCATATATGTTTGTCTGTGTTGCAGTACATTATATAGTTCCTCATAACTTATGTTAACGTCGGATTTTCATTGCAAAACTTACATGCCATCAGTGCTATTTCTGCAAGCTCATAAAGATTTTTAACTTGTACATCTGTAGATCATGcttgtttctttttttcaaagCCATATTTAGTTCTTTGCTGCTCTCCTTGTAGTATATT of Musa acuminata AAA Group cultivar baxijiao chromosome BXJ2-3, Cavendish_Baxijiao_AAA, whole genome shotgun sequence contains these proteins:
- the LOC135606939 gene encoding uncharacterized protein LOC135606939 translates to MGHTVLSPATLPPRIQLQAFKLGLGGREPPARPLRLASRPRFLLGWKPLRLKAVPRAVREEGLSPWDDKPYELLPGGRRSYLDEQDVVSFLNPPKEFIPIDPASYHPAAYLWKKIGDIPEERRHRLLSIVKGRLVLRCWELAGTRYQDAKLAKQSASALLTFENNSTALEFWNCRTSGGPLPVDWLNDFGKVIFHAKDGDTYGRIIIGGSIPFGLGKYYSPLYFTVTPLMEVMSTEQPCDVAYEFGNGLLDPWKIPAGFPKPAEHPWPFNDHLVIYVRHAGPGVMVGQAWQEGKELEQVPKKLCGEILMVKYFAAGGQWKEGCAESD